One window of the Nicotiana tabacum cultivar K326 chromosome 4, ASM71507v2, whole genome shotgun sequence genome contains the following:
- the LOC107802827 gene encoding uncharacterized protein LOC107802827: protein MEDYNSSIPMQRTTKIIRRSIFSFLQNYQFFTTTAAFFAFPFAASFLLLQSFIPSSSFFPIIYERLHLLFDAAGFPSSSEFFTLINSKISQTIAISFLAFPFTISSFLFSKASVIEALNYSKPAQTPSFFSSFFPLLLTQLCNSLVIISANATCFTVLFFGFNLVDYGFGLSSPRLILLCSATGAVICSIILANTLIVCNLALVISGTENIGGYMAILKSCILIRGRTATALSLAVPVSLALAAVEALFQYRIVRAYYQEKTDLFSLALEGIFIAYMYSILLVLDTIVSIVFYRSCKTDEGRILPYQVEIQDRDEHTVLKIKTLEEFF, encoded by the coding sequence ATGGAAGATTACAACTCCTCTATTCCAATGCAGAGAACAACCAAAATCATCAGAAGATCAATCTTTAGTTTTCTGCAAAACTATCAATTCTTCACAACAACAGCAGCCTTTTTTGCCTTCCCTTTTGCAGCCTCATTTCTTTTACTACAATCATTCATCCCCTCTTCATCTTTCTTCCCAATAATCTATGAGCGTTTGCATTTACTTTTTGATGCTGCAGGTTTCCCTTCTTCTTCTGAATTTTTCACCCTTATAAATTCCAAGATTTCTCAAACCATTGCCATATCTTTTCTTGCATTCCCTTTCACcatttcctcttttcttttcagTAAAGCTTCAGTAATTGAAGCTCTCAATTACTCAAAACCAGCCCAAACTCCTtcatttttttcttccttttttccccTTCTTCTTACCCAACTCTGCAACTCTTTAGTCATCATTTCAGCAAATGCAACTTGTTTTACTGTCCTATTCTTTGGTTTTAATCTTGTTGATTATGGCTTTGGGCTTTCATCTCCAAGATTAATTCTTTTGTGTtcagcaactggagctgtaatttGTTCAATCATTCTTGCCAATACTTTAATTGTTTGCAACTTGGCTTTAGTAATATCAGGAACAGAAAATATTGGAGGGTATATGGCAATTCTCAAATCTTGTATTTTAATAAGAGGAAGAACAGCGACAGCATTATCACTAGCTGTGCCTGTGAGTTTGGCTTTGGCTGCAGTTGAAGCTTTGTTTCAATACAGAATTGTGAGGGCTTATTATCAAGAAAAAACAGACCTTTTTTCTTTAGCTTTAGAAGGAATTTTCATTGCCTATATGTATTCAATTCTGCTGGTTCTTGATACAATTGTCAGCATTGTTTTCTACAGAAGTTGTAAAACGGATGAAGGGAGAATTTTGCCATATCAAGTTGAGATTCAAGATAGAGATGAACATACAGTTCTGAAGATAAAGACATTAGAGGAGTTCTTTTAA